One genomic segment of Mytilus galloprovincialis chromosome 5, xbMytGall1.hap1.1, whole genome shotgun sequence includes these proteins:
- the LOC143074275 gene encoding carbonic anhydrase-like isoform X2 produces the protein MTIVNHGKTIEVEVLDDNCFITGGGLHGRYIVKQFHFHWGNADHRGSEHDVNGKQFPMEMHIVSYSSRFRQYEDALNSTGALAVISFLIDIGAANTMFDEICDCFAQIIREDDNVTMSLFSMTSLFPSPHDVYFRYYGSLTTPPCHESVIWTVFKTPISISKQQIDLFRFLGNRHINKHRDLADNFRPLQALYGRKVYTNNIRGMPLRRGPKPRSRIVKITTTKYKAAKPRRMVPKTSRQQSNVSTSRKPTIRELFPKTNSITTRNKKSLDKYINKLSNQLKTELRGVDGDEIVNGKQLRNLVKFYRKDYQIKSPVFALYDNHVIRIPYTNKLFLTNTYGISSNRYHKSKKGQQRRKYHPRIHQRTHGY, from the exons ATGACTATTGTAAACCATGGAAAAACTA TTGAGGTAGAAGTTTTGGATGACAATTGTTTTATCACTGGAGGAGGGTTACACGGAAGATACATAGTAAAACAGTTCCACTTCCACTGGGGTAATGCTGATCACAGGGGAAGTGAACATGACGTTAACGGTAAACAGTTTCCAATGGAg atGCATATAGTGTCCTACAGTTCCCGATTTCGACAGTATGAAGATGCTTTGAACTCGACAGGAGCTTTAGCTGTCATTTCCTTCTTAATTGAC ATTGGCGCTGCTAACACCATGTTTGATGAGATATGTGATTGTTTCGCTCAAATAATCCGCGAAG ATGATAATGTAACAATGTCactattttctatgacgtcactgTTTCCGTCACCACACGATGTGTACTTCAGATATTACGGAAGTTTGACGACGCCACCATGCCACGAAAGTGTTATATGGACTGTATTTAAAACACCTATTTCTATTTCAAAACAACAG ATAGATCTTTTCCGTTTTCTTGGAAACCGTCATATAAACAAACACCGAGATTTAGCTGACAATTTTAGGCCATTGCAAGCTCTATATGGCAGAAAAGTATATACCAATAACATACGTGGAATGCCTTTAAGAAGAGGCCCTAAACCGAGATCACGCATTGTGAAAATAACTACAACAAAATACAAAGCTGCCAAACCACGACGCATGGTACCAAAGACAAGCAGGCAACAATCCAACGTCTCTACAAGTCGTAAGCCAACCATTCGGGAATTGTTTCCTAAAACAAACAGTATCACAACTCGCAATAAAAAATCATTggataaatatatcaataaactATCAAACCAGCTTAAAACAGAACTACGTGGAGTCGATGGCGATGAAATAGTAAACGGTAAACAGTTACGGAATCTGGTAAAATTTTATCGGAAAGATTACCAAATAAAA tcCCCTGTATTTGCGCTATATGACAATCATGTGATTCGGATTCCATACACCAACAAACTATTTCTAACAAACACATATGGTATCAGCAGTAACAGGTACCATAAATCCAAGAAAGGTCAACAAAGAAGAAAATACCATCCTAGGATACACCAACGTACACATGGTTATTAA
- the LOC143074274 gene encoding uncharacterized protein LOC143074274, whose product MLIMSGTNGTNIPQLPSQEFPLNVFLQKLSNKLTEEEFEDLKFLCQGKGGIRKGDMSQLKTTLDLFTILREREIITNENLLTLQAMIWHIGRKDLYKGFVRFCEQLDNTLYFFEAPEKAEDEQEHVKFHVMGYKCLTDLYKLRGAVSKILCCPERYVIIRGIEQSNSLWITFMIPDWCTDSLMCLSIKSWKVLVELTVDKLFIRSVKKEIVCPFNIQENEAETEHADDTDMIHGKDIATISVSDLNTQRINKREGDDKSREKSFEEKRKFWLNRLTTATAHSMATKDKLKFEQRNQTFRRRKASLDTSVTTSESTTSVQDNMHESSDVQRSEQIETEKDFVLASIKDKDNENDINNMTAITRKRKTSRKGVNYLHEDTTSQRRADSGFLDFDSKET is encoded by the exons ATGCTTATAATGTCGGGAACTAATGGAACTAATATTCCTCAACTTCCTTCACAAGAATTTCCCCTCAATGTGTTTCTTCAGAAACTTTCAAACAAGCTTACAGAAGAGGAATTTGAAGATCTGAAATTTCTTTGCCAAG GTAAAGGCGGTATTAGAAAAGGAGATATGTCACAGTTAAAGACCACTCTGGATCTCTTTACTATTCTTCGTGAGAGAGAAATAATAACAAATGAGAATTTGCTCACACTACAAGCTATGATATGGCATATTGGTCGAAAAGATTTGTACAAAGGATTCGTTCGTTTTTGTGAACAACTAGATAATACTCTTTACTTTTTTGAGGCTCCAGAAAAAGCAG AAGACGAACAAGAACATGTGAAATTCCATGTTATGGGTTATAAATGCCTGACTGATTTGTATAAACTGAGAGGAGCAGTATCTAAAATTCTTTGTTGCCCAGAAAGATATGTAATTATAAGAGGAATAGAACAAAGTAACAGTTTGTGGATAACGTTCATGATACCAGACTGGTGTACAGACAGTCTAATGTGTCTCTCAATCAAATCCTGGAAAGTTTTGGTAGAGCTGACAGTCGACAAACTATTCATTCGAAGTGTTAAAAAAGAAATAGTTTGCCCATTCAATATCCAAG AAAATGAAGCAGAAACTGAACATGCAGATGATACTGACATGATTCATGGTAAAGACATTGCAACCATCAGCGTGTCTGATCTGAATACCCAACGTATAAACAAAAGAGAAGGAG ATGATAAATCTCGAGAAAAATCGTTTGAAGAAAAAAGGAAGTTTTGGTTAAATCGATTAACCACAGCAACAG CTCATTCGATGGCTACAAAAGATAAGCTGAAATTTGAACAACGAAACCAAACTTTCCGTAGACGAAAAGCTAGCCTTGACACAAGTGTGACAACAAGTGAATCGACCACATCAGTGCAGGACAACATGCATGAGTCATCTGACGTGCAACGCTCAG AACAAATTGAAACagaaaaagattttgttttggcGTCTATTAAAGACAAAGACAATGAAAATGATATCAACAATATGACTGCTATCACCAGAAAAAGGAAAACTAGTAGAAAGGGAGTTAATTATTTACAtg AAGATACAACAAGTCAACGTCGGGCAGATTCAG GATTTCTCGACTTTGATTCGAAAGAGACATGA
- the LOC143074275 gene encoding carbonic anhydrase 2-like isoform X1, with the protein MVDLIQIPVFIFLISLSFNSFYVSGNVGNSWGYQDGVPPQSWPRLYPECSGRRQSPINIDTRQVVLDTNLKPFDFSNINTIHDSRMTIVNHGKTIEVEVLDDNCFITGGGLHGRYIVKQFHFHWGNADHRGSEHDVNGKQFPMEMHIVSYSSRFRQYEDALNSTGALAVISFLIDIGAANTMFDEICDCFAQIIREDDNVTMSLFSMTSLFPSPHDVYFRYYGSLTTPPCHESVIWTVFKTPISISKQQIDLFRFLGNRHINKHRDLADNFRPLQALYGRKVYTNNIRGMPLRRGPKPRSRIVKITTTKYKAAKPRRMVPKTSRQQSNVSTSRKPTIRELFPKTNSITTRNKKSLDKYINKLSNQLKTELRGVDGDEIVNGKQLRNLVKFYRKDYQIKSPVFALYDNHVIRIPYTNKLFLTNTYGISSNRYHKSKKGQQRRKYHPRIHQRTHGY; encoded by the exons ATGGTGGATTTAATTCAAATACCTGTGTTCATTTTCTTGATTTCTCTCAGTTTTAATTCGTTTTATGTGTCAGGAAACGTAG GAAACAGTTGGGGATATCAAGATGGCGTAC CCCCGCAAAGTTGGCCAAGGTTGTACCCTGAATGTTCCGGGAGAAGACAGTCCCCTATAAACATTGATACAAGACAAGTTGTCCTAGATACCAACCTTAAACCGTTTGATTTCAGTAACATCAACACTATACATGACTCAAGAATGACTATTGTAAACCATGGAAAAACTA TTGAGGTAGAAGTTTTGGATGACAATTGTTTTATCACTGGAGGAGGGTTACACGGAAGATACATAGTAAAACAGTTCCACTTCCACTGGGGTAATGCTGATCACAGGGGAAGTGAACATGACGTTAACGGTAAACAGTTTCCAATGGAg atGCATATAGTGTCCTACAGTTCCCGATTTCGACAGTATGAAGATGCTTTGAACTCGACAGGAGCTTTAGCTGTCATTTCCTTCTTAATTGAC ATTGGCGCTGCTAACACCATGTTTGATGAGATATGTGATTGTTTCGCTCAAATAATCCGCGAAG ATGATAATGTAACAATGTCactattttctatgacgtcactgTTTCCGTCACCACACGATGTGTACTTCAGATATTACGGAAGTTTGACGACGCCACCATGCCACGAAAGTGTTATATGGACTGTATTTAAAACACCTATTTCTATTTCAAAACAACAG ATAGATCTTTTCCGTTTTCTTGGAAACCGTCATATAAACAAACACCGAGATTTAGCTGACAATTTTAGGCCATTGCAAGCTCTATATGGCAGAAAAGTATATACCAATAACATACGTGGAATGCCTTTAAGAAGAGGCCCTAAACCGAGATCACGCATTGTGAAAATAACTACAACAAAATACAAAGCTGCCAAACCACGACGCATGGTACCAAAGACAAGCAGGCAACAATCCAACGTCTCTACAAGTCGTAAGCCAACCATTCGGGAATTGTTTCCTAAAACAAACAGTATCACAACTCGCAATAAAAAATCATTggataaatatatcaataaactATCAAACCAGCTTAAAACAGAACTACGTGGAGTCGATGGCGATGAAATAGTAAACGGTAAACAGTTACGGAATCTGGTAAAATTTTATCGGAAAGATTACCAAATAAAA tcCCCTGTATTTGCGCTATATGACAATCATGTGATTCGGATTCCATACACCAACAAACTATTTCTAACAAACACATATGGTATCAGCAGTAACAGGTACCATAAATCCAAGAAAGGTCAACAAAGAAGAAAATACCATCCTAGGATACACCAACGTACACATGGTTATTAA